In the genome of Lathyrus oleraceus cultivar Zhongwan6 chromosome 4, CAAS_Psat_ZW6_1.0, whole genome shotgun sequence, the window taCAATCGatgttttaaattttgtttttttttagtatgtctttttttttttatttgaattgGTTTTGGTGTTATGTTAGATTGTGGAGGATTGTGCAGTTCGAGATGCAGTGTACATTCAAGGCCAAACTTGTGTAACAGAGCATGTGGAACTTGTTGTGTGAGGTGCAAGTGTGTTCCACCTGGTACTTCTGGTAACAGGGAGCTTTGTGGAGCTTGTTACACTGATATGACAACCCATGGCAACAAAACCAAGTGCCCTTAGGGCCTTACTTGTTTGTTTGGGATCTTACTTAGTCTGTGTTTTGGTTTTAAAAAAGAGgtgtttatgttgttgttgttgtagtgtagtatgttacatgtttgtATTAGTAGGTTTTTATCTGTTATGGTAGCTAAGTATGAATCAAATGTAATGTATACAATGTGGTTTTAAGATTGTTTGATATATAAAATTGTGCATTACATTTCGATTTCGTCTATC includes:
- the LOC127073889 gene encoding snakin-2 — translated: MALRNLFVLGLLLLVCLSNLMQVSSEHEIEMEEEDEEELQLPNELLTVRDGNRRLMQDIDCGGLCSSRCSVHSRPNLCNRACGTCCVRCKCVPPGTSGNRELCGACYTDMTTHGNKTKCP